From a single Populus nigra chromosome 18, ddPopNigr1.1, whole genome shotgun sequence genomic region:
- the LOC133678472 gene encoding F-box/LRR-repeat protein At5g63520-like has translation MDAVKEVIEQVLSEPIRPHFAIACISKEFNLELAHGLIIEKLGSRIPIITNVSSGIIGVDVIADELFEEKWETTSGPNIQESDIAERGLVLLVGFLPGLKIGTIPLLQPRQESNTLVDKFVMDILHYTAAVSDCAAPAGIIMFGDKTTDMKPIVAKMDCAMPEETVIVGDASANFIFRTGDDSLNQLVYTCCFQAVALVFARDRYKPEGLGEIQFHVTKSTGVLPFGPMLKAVCVVPKDSERSCLFARLEGQDGIMAAGAILNEIKQQLREEDMFADLYIGVTKETQRTSDSGILTPGKSLDFYKVIGGGEYYFTVNGIGIRTGDSFLFYQSDSATASSSCDHAFNKLLALKAELKSKNYLRLSNLADKDDKEEVLGGFIFSCYHRGESFFGDTFVDSYPFCNNFPTAPVAGLFCRGEIGRGPKSLMNEEYDDETSPRCCVHVYSTIYLVMSYLPPPLES, from the exons ATG GATGCTGTGAAAGAGGTCATTGAGCAAGTTCTCTCTGAGCCTATTCGTCCACACTTTGCTATTGCCTGCATTAGCAAAGAGTTCAACTTGGAACTGGCTCATGGACTG ATAATTGAAAAACTGGGTTCAAGAATCCCAATAATTACTAATGTTTCCAGTGGAATCATTGGTGTCGATGTCATTGCTGATGAACTGTTTGAG GAAAAATGGGAAACAACTTCCGGTCCTAATATCCAAGAATCAGATATAGCTGAAAGAGGACTAGTTCTGCTCGTTGGATTTTTACCTGGACTCAAAATTGGCACCATTCCGCTGTTACAACCGAGACAG GAATCCAATACATTGGTTGACAAATTTGTGATGGATATTTTACATTACACAGCTGCTGTTTCAGATTGTGCAGCCCCTGCTGGGATCATAATGTTTGGA GACAAAACCACTGACATGAAACCTATTGTTGCAAAGATGG ATTGTGCTATGCCAGAAGAAACAGTCATTGTAGGCGATGCAAGTGCCAACTTCATTTTCAGAACTGGGGATGATTCTTTAAATCAACTCGTGTATACATGCTGCTTTCAAGCTGTTGCCCTTGTTTTTGCAAGGGATAGATACAAGCCTGAAG GTTTAGGAGAAATTCAATTCCACGTCACAAAGTCAACAGGTGTACTACCATTTGGTCCCATGCTAAAGGCAGTTTGTGTTGTACCAAAAGATTCAGAGCGTTCATGTCTGTTTGCGAGACTGGAAGGACAGGATGGCATTATGGCTGCCGGGGCgattttaaatgaaatcaaacaacag TTAAGGGAAGAAGATATGTTTGCTGATCTTTACATTGGTGTCACCAAAGAAACTCAACGCACCAGTGATTCAGGGATTTTGACACCAGGAAAATCTTTGGATTTCTACAAAGTCATAGG AGGAGGAGAATATTACTTTACTGTCAATGGTATCGGCATCAGAACTGGTGATTCCTTCCTATTCTACCAGTCAGATTCGGCTACTGCTTCGTCATCATGTGACCATGCCTTCAACAAACTTCTAGCTCTGAAGGCAGAACTGAAAAGCAAAAATTATCTTCGTTTGAGCAATTTAGCTGACAAGGACGATAAGGAAGAAGTGCTTGGTGGTTTCATTTTCTCTTGCTATCATCGCGGTGAGTCATTCTTCGGAGACACTTTTGTTGATAGCTACCCATTCTGCAACAACTTTCCTACAGCTCCAGTAGCAGGATTATTCTGCAGAGGAGAAATAGGAAGGGGCCCCAAAAGCTTGATGAACGAAGAATATGACGACGAAACCTCCCCTCGATGCTGCGTCCATGTTTACAGCACaatatatttggttatgtcatatCTTCCACCACCTTTAGAGAGTTAA
- the LOC133677924 gene encoding probable WRKY transcription factor 75, which produces MQMEKYQIFLPVSDPSSPSGSPSSLNMANPLIYFHGENENGVRPESRTPHSDAKHSDPQTSRVSSNSEIKVKPGVRGGDNNEFRKHKYAFQTRSQVDILDDGYRWRKYGQKTVKNSKFPRSYYRCTNNGCNVKKQVQRNSKDEEIVVTTYEGMHTHPIEKCTDNIEDILRQMQTYTPFEIMPGHFL; this is translated from the exons ATGCAGATGGAGAAGTATCAGATCTTCCTCCCTGTCTCTGACCCATCGAGTCCTTCAGGTTCACCTTCATCACTAAACATGGCAAATCCTTTAATCTATTTTCATGGTGAAAATGAAAATGGGGTCAGGCCAGAAAGTAGAACTCCACATTCGGATGCGAAACACAGTGATCCTCAGACTAGTAGAGTCTCTAGCAATTCTGAGATTAAGGTGAAACCAGGAGTGAGGGGAGGGGATAATAATGAGTTCAGAAAGCATAAATATGCATTTCAAACTAGAAGCCAGGTTGACATACTTGATGATGGGTATAGATGGAGGAAATACGGGCAAAAGACTGTTAAGAACAGTAAGTTCCCAAG AAGTTACTACAGGTGTACAAATAATGGGTGCAATGTCAAGAAGCAAGTCCAACGCAATTCTAAAGATGAAGAGATTGTTGTGACCACCTATGAAGGGATGCATACTCATCCAATTGAGAAGTGCACTGACAACATTGAGGACATACTGAGACAGATGCAAACTTACACTCCTTTCGAAATTATGCCAGGGCATTTTCTTTAA
- the LOC133678100 gene encoding SUMO-activating enzyme subunit 1B-1-like isoform X2, which yields MNGEELTEQETALYDRQIRVWGADAQRRLSKSHILVYGMKGIIAEFCKNIVLAGVGSLTLVDDRAVSEEALSANFLIPPDESVCIGKTLAELCCDSLREFNPMVRVSVEKGDLASLGAEFFDKFDVVVISCCSLATKKLINEKCRKLSKRVSFYAVDCRDCCGEIFVDLQKYNYAKKKTDGATECELQYPSFQEAISVPWRSLPRKVSKLYFAMRVIERFEEAEGRKPGEICIEDLPAVLKLKKDLCEAQSVNESHVPDTLLERLVMGAKEFPPVCAIIGGTLGQEVIKVISSKGDPVKNFFFFDATDGKGMIEDISNPNLES from the exons ATGAACGGAGAGGAGTTGACAGAGCAAGAAACTGCTTTGTATGATCGCCAAATTAGGGTTTGGGGTGCTGATGCTCAACGAAG actaaGCAAATCCCACATATTGGTTTATGGAATGAAGGGCATTATTGCTGAG TTTTGCAAGAACATTGTTTTGGCTGGAGTTGGAAGTCTGACACTAGTGGATGACAGGGCTGTGTCTGAAGAAGCGTTGTCTGCTAATTTTTTGATACCCCCTGATGAAAGTGTTTGCATTGGGAAAACCCTTGCTGAGCTTTGCTGTGATTCTTTGAGAGAATTTAACCCCATGGTTCGTGTTTCGGTTGAAAAAG GTGATTTGGCAAGCTTGGGTGCGGAATTCTTTGATAAGTTTGATGTTGTAGTTATCAGTTGCTGCTCGCTAGCCACCAAA AAATTAATCAATGAAAAGTGCCGGAAGTTATCAAAGCGTGTATCTTTTTATGCAGTTGACTGTAGAGATTGTTGTGGTGAGATCTTTGTTGATTTGCAGAAGTACAATTATGCAAAG AAAAAGACAGATGGAGCTACTGAATGTGAACTGCAATATCCAAGTTTTCAG GAAGCTATTTCAGTGCCTTGGAGATCACTTCCCCGGAAAGTCTCAAAGCTTTATTTCGCTATGAGAG tgattgaaaggtttgaaGAGGCTGAAGGACGCAAGCCAGGAGAAATTTGTATAGAGGACCTTCCTGCTGTTCTAAAGCTGAAAAAGGATCTTTGTGAGGCACAG TCAGTAAATGAATCTCACGTTCCGGATACCCTCCTTGAAAGATTGGTAATGGGTGCAAAAGAGTTCCCTCCAGTTTGTGCCATTATTGGAGGAACTCTTGGACAG GAGGTAATCAAAGTAATATCAAGCAAAGGGGATCCCGTCaagaatttcttcttctttgatgcTACGGATGGGAAAGGCATGATAGAGGACATATCAAACCCTAACCTGGAAAGCTGA
- the LOC133678100 gene encoding SUMO-activating enzyme subunit 1B-1-like isoform X1, which produces MNGEELTEQETALYDRQIRVWGADAQRRLSKSHILVYGMKGIIAEVFATATLKLTKNVFFFMLIRAVSEEALSANFLIPPDESVCIGKTLAELCCDSLREFNPMVRVSVEKGDLASLGAEFFDKFDVVVISCCSLATKKLINEKCRKLSKRVSFYAVDCRDCCGEIFVDLQKYNYAKKKTDGATECELQYPSFQEAISVPWRSLPRKVSKLYFAMRVIERFEEAEGRKPGEICIEDLPAVLKLKKDLCEAQSVNESHVPDTLLERLVMGAKEFPPVCAIIGGTLGQEVIKVISSKGDPVKNFFFFDATDGKGMIEDISNPNLES; this is translated from the exons ATGAACGGAGAGGAGTTGACAGAGCAAGAAACTGCTTTGTATGATCGCCAAATTAGGGTTTGGGGTGCTGATGCTCAACGAAG actaaGCAAATCCCACATATTGGTTTATGGAATGAAGGGCATTATTGCTGAGGTATTTGCTACTGCAACCTTAAAACTAACCAAAAAtgtgttcttttttatgttgataAG GGCTGTGTCTGAAGAAGCGTTGTCTGCTAATTTTTTGATACCCCCTGATGAAAGTGTTTGCATTGGGAAAACCCTTGCTGAGCTTTGCTGTGATTCTTTGAGAGAATTTAACCCCATGGTTCGTGTTTCGGTTGAAAAAG GTGATTTGGCAAGCTTGGGTGCGGAATTCTTTGATAAGTTTGATGTTGTAGTTATCAGTTGCTGCTCGCTAGCCACCAAA AAATTAATCAATGAAAAGTGCCGGAAGTTATCAAAGCGTGTATCTTTTTATGCAGTTGACTGTAGAGATTGTTGTGGTGAGATCTTTGTTGATTTGCAGAAGTACAATTATGCAAAG AAAAAGACAGATGGAGCTACTGAATGTGAACTGCAATATCCAAGTTTTCAG GAAGCTATTTCAGTGCCTTGGAGATCACTTCCCCGGAAAGTCTCAAAGCTTTATTTCGCTATGAGAG tgattgaaaggtttgaaGAGGCTGAAGGACGCAAGCCAGGAGAAATTTGTATAGAGGACCTTCCTGCTGTTCTAAAGCTGAAAAAGGATCTTTGTGAGGCACAG TCAGTAAATGAATCTCACGTTCCGGATACCCTCCTTGAAAGATTGGTAATGGGTGCAAAAGAGTTCCCTCCAGTTTGTGCCATTATTGGAGGAACTCTTGGACAG GAGGTAATCAAAGTAATATCAAGCAAAGGGGATCCCGTCaagaatttcttcttctttgatgcTACGGATGGGAAAGGCATGATAGAGGACATATCAAACCCTAACCTGGAAAGCTGA